The nucleotide sequence CGCCGTGCACCCACCGGGCGCCCGAGTCCGCGCTCCAGTAGACGGCTCCGCGCTCGAACTCCTGGTAGCAGCCGTCCTGGGCGAGGCCGCACCGTTCGTGCGAGCGCGGCGCCCCGGTGGACGCGCCGATCCGGGCGTGGAGGGCGCCGATGGCGCCCTGGGTGCGGTAGCCCTCCTGGAGCGTGGCCCGGGCGACGGCGGCCCTGGGGTGCACGAGCCCTGCGCCGCAGCCGCCCGGGCAGGACCCGGGCAGGGGCCGGGCCGTGGCGGCCAGGACCTCCTTGACCTGGGCCGGGGAGAGGGACGGGTCCGTCTCGCGGACCAGCGCCACGACCCCCGCGACCGTGGGGCTGGCCATCGAGGTGCCGTACTTGTAGGAGTAGGTGCCGCCGCCGGGCCGGGCGCTCCCGGTGTCGGCGGTGGACAGGATCTGCCGGGAGGGGTCCCCGCCCGGGGCGGCCAGCGTGACCCGGCCCCAGTTGGAGTACCCGGCGCGGGCGCCCTGGGCGGTGCTGGCGGCCACGGTGATCACCCCCCGGCAGTTGGCCGGGGACTCCATCCTGGCGTCGCGATCGTGGTTGCCCGCCGCCACGACCACGCTCGCCCCGCGGGACAGGGCCCGGTCGATCCCGTCCTGCAGGGCGGCCGGGCACGTGCTGGAGAGGAAGCCCAGGCTGAGGTTCACCACGGTCGCCGGGTGGGGGTTCGTCGGGACGGCGTCGACGTCCTCGCCGGCGGCCCAGGCGATCGCCACGGCGATGTCGGACACGTACCCGTCCCCGCAGGCCCCGAGGGCGCGCACCGGCAGGAGCGTCGCGCCGTGGGCGACACCGGCCACACCGGTGCCGTTGTTGCCCCGCGCCGCCGCGATGCCCGCCGTGTGCGTGCCGTGCCAGGAGGAGGAGCGGGCGGCGGAGCCGGATCCGCACTCGCCGGGACCGGCGTGGTCCCCCTCGTCCCGTGGGTCCGGGTCCCAGCCGTCCCCGTCGCGGGAGTGGCCCGGCTGCACGCCCCCGGCGTGCAGGGAGACGAAGTCGTGGCCCGGTGCCACGTTGGCGTCCAGGTCGGGGTGGGACGTGATCCCGGTGTCCACGACCGCGATGGTCTGGCCCCTGCCGGTCGCCCGGTCCCAGGCGCTGGGCAGGTCGAGGCCTGCCGCGGCGGGCTGGAGGTTCCACTGCGACGTCGCGTAGTACGGGTCGTCGGGCACCGCGGCGATGCTCGCGAGATGGTCCGGCTCGGCGTACTCGACGGCCGGGTCCTCCTCGAGGGCGCCGGTCAGGGTCTCGAGCTGTTCCGCGTCGAGGAGCCCGTCCGCCGCCACGACCCGGGCCGAGTCCACGGTCCGGCTGATCTCGTCCAGCAGGGGCGCCGCCGCCGGCTCGCCCGCCGCCGCGCCCCCGGGCGCGATCCGCTCCGCGGCCTCCGCGTAGACGCGCTCGCGGGCCCGCGGGGCGGGTTCCGCGCCGTCCTTGAACTTCACGATCACCCGGTCGGTCGCGCCGGGGCTCCCGGCCCCCTCCGCAGCGGGCGCGGGCGCGGGCGCCGGTGCGGCGGGCACGGTGGCCTCGGCCGGGGGCCGGGCCGCGGCGGGGGCCGCGGCGCCGGCCAGGATCAGGACCAGGGCGGCCGTCAGGGCGCGGCCGTGGAAGGACGTCATGGACTCTCCAGCCGGTGGGGGGGTGCAGCGCGCAGCGGGGGAGCTGCGGCGCGCCGACCACGGGAAGGGGAGTCGGCGCCGCTGCGCTCAGCGTACGGAGCGTCTGCTCGTGTTACCGAATGGGAAGATCCATGCTTTTCGCTGGACTTTGAGGTCGCCCCGGAGGAACGGCCCGGGGACGACGACGGCGCCGCCCACCCCGAGCGGGTGGACGGCGCCGGCGGGCGGGGCGAGGGTCAGCCGGCGGCGGGGATCGCCCACCACTGGGCCGGGAGGACCTGCTGCCAGCGGGCCCCGAGGCCGGCGTTCCAGACGATCCAGCCGTTGGCGAACTCCTGGAAGCAGGGCGTGCCGCCCAGGGCGCACAGCTCCCGGGAGCGGGCCTCGCCGGTGGTCGCGCCGATCTTCCGGTGCAGCGCCCCGATGCCGCCCGCGGTGCTGAAGGGCTCGCCGCCCTGCACCGCGACCAGCGCGGAGACCGGGTCGACGATGCCGGCGCCGCAGCCGGGCGCGCACCCGCCGGGGGCCTGCCGGGCCGTCGAGGTCAGGGCGTCCTGGAGACCCGCCACGCCCAGCCCCGGAGCGAGCTCCCGGAGCAGCGCCACGGTGCCGGCGACCGCCGGGGCCGCCATGGACGTGCCGTTGCGCTCCGTGTACGTGGGCGCGCCGAGGCCCTGCGCCCCGGCGTTGCCGGTCGAGAGGATCTGCGCGTAGGGGTCCCCGCCCGGGGCCGCGACCGTGACCGAGCCGAAGTTGGAGTAGGGGGCCAGCGCGCCAGAGACGTCCGTCGCGGCGACCGAGATCACGCCGGCGCAGTTGGCCGGCGCGGACTGCGCGGCGTCCACGGCCTGGTTGCCCGCGGCCACGACCACGGGGATCCCGCGGTTCACGGCCTCGCTGATCGCGGACTGCAGCACCGCCGGGCACTCCCCCGGCACGCCGAGGCTGAGGTTGATGACCGTCGCGGGGTTCGGGTTGGCGGCGGCGCCCGCCACCGGGGCGCCGGCGGCCCACAGGACGCCGGCGGCGACGTCGGTGATGTATCCCTGGCTGCAGGCGCCCACGGCGCGCACGGGCAGGATCCTCGCGTCCGGGGCCACCCCCGCGACGCCCAGTCCGTTGTTCGCGTCGGCCGCGGCGATGCCGGCCGTGTGGGTGCCGTGCCAGGTGGAGCTCGGGGGCATGGGGCTGTTGGGGCACAGCACGGCGTCGGGGTAGTCGCCCATGTCCGTCGGGTCGGCGTCCCACCCGTCGCCGTCCCGGCCGTTCTGGGCCGTGGAGACGAAGTCGTAGCCGGGCAGGACGTTGGCGTCCAGGTCGGGGTGGGCGGTGATGCCGGTGTCCACGACGGCGATGGTCTGCCCGGCGCCGGTGGCCCGGTCCCACGCGAGGGGCATGCCCAGTCCGGCCGGGTCGTCCCACAGGCTCCACTGCAGCGCGGCGTAGGACGGGTCGTTCGGCACGGCGGTGGTGGTCGCCAGGAGGTCCGGCTCCGCGTACTCCACGGCGGGGTCCTGCTCCAGGGCGGTGGTCAGCGCGTCGAGCTCGGCGCCGGCCAGCATCCCGTCGGTCCGCACCACCTGGGCGCCGTCCGCGGTGGCCGTGGTCTCCACGAGCCCGGCGCCCCCGGACCGGCCGGCGGCCTGCGCGTACACGACGTCGCGGGAGTCCTCGAGGGCGGCGCCGTCCCGGAACTTCACGACGACGCGGTCGGTCGCCGCCGCCGTTGCCGAGTCGGCACCGGGAGCGGTTCCGGTGGCCGCCGGGACCGGCTGGACGGCCTGGCCCGCGGTCGCGGCGGCCCCGGTCGCCGCCGCGGCGGAGCCCAGCGGGACGAGGGCGAGGGCGGCCGCGAGCGCGAGGGAAGCGGTGGTGCTGCGGGTGGTGGTCAAGGATTCCTCCGGCCGTCGGGACGGGAGGCGGCATGGTGCGCACGGCCCACCCCCCGATGGACTGGAGCGAGAGCGATCCCCCTGCGGAAACGGAGCCCCCACTCCTGTGCTCTGCCCAGCGTAGGGACGGTGTGCGTGTGTGACCGAATGCGAACCCCGTGGACCGGGGTCCGGGGGACGCCCCGGGCCGGGCGGCGGGCCCTCAGCCCGCCCGGGCGATGCGCAGGGCTGTGGCGATCAGGGGGACCTGCAGGGGGAGCCGCACGAGCGTCACGACCCGCCGGACCGGGGAGCCGCGGCGGGCCCGCCAGGCCATGGTGACGTTGCCCGGCCACACGCCCACGAACAGGGCGGCCGCGGCCCAGCCGCCGGCGCGGCGGGTGCCGGGACGGAGCAGCAGCGCCCCGACGCCGATCTCCGCCGCCCCGGAGCCCAGCGTCCAGGCGCGGGGCGGGCCCGGCAGGGACCGCGGGATCAGCCCGTCGAAGAGCGCGGGCCGGACGAGGTGGAGCACGCCCGTCCCGCACAGGGCCGCGCCCAGTCGGAGGGCGCGTGCC is from Kocuria rosea and encodes:
- a CDS encoding S8 family serine peptidase, producing MTTTRSTTASLALAAALALVPLGSAAAATGAAATAGQAVQPVPAATGTAPGADSATAAATDRVVVKFRDGAALEDSRDVVYAQAAGRSGGAGLVETTATADGAQVVRTDGMLAGAELDALTTALEQDPAVEYAEPDLLATTTAVPNDPSYAALQWSLWDDPAGLGMPLAWDRATGAGQTIAVVDTGITAHPDLDANVLPGYDFVSTAQNGRDGDGWDADPTDMGDYPDAVLCPNSPMPPSSTWHGTHTAGIAAADANNGLGVAGVAPDARILPVRAVGACSQGYITDVAAGVLWAAGAPVAGAAANPNPATVINLSLGVPGECPAVLQSAISEAVNRGIPVVVAAGNQAVDAAQSAPANCAGVISVAATDVSGALAPYSNFGSVTVAAPGGDPYAQILSTGNAGAQGLGAPTYTERNGTSMAAPAVAGTVALLRELAPGLGVAGLQDALTSTARQAPGGCAPGCGAGIVDPVSALVAVQGGEPFSTAGGIGALHRKIGATTGEARSRELCALGGTPCFQEFANGWIVWNAGLGARWQQVLPAQWWAIPAAG
- a CDS encoding S8 family serine peptidase, which gives rise to MTSFHGRALTAALVLILAGAAAPAAARPPAEATVPAAPAPAPAPAAEGAGSPGATDRVIVKFKDGAEPAPRARERVYAEAAERIAPGGAAAGEPAAAPLLDEISRTVDSARVVAADGLLDAEQLETLTGALEEDPAVEYAEPDHLASIAAVPDDPYYATSQWNLQPAAAGLDLPSAWDRATGRGQTIAVVDTGITSHPDLDANVAPGHDFVSLHAGGVQPGHSRDGDGWDPDPRDEGDHAGPGECGSGSAARSSSWHGTHTAGIAAARGNNGTGVAGVAHGATLLPVRALGACGDGYVSDIAVAIAWAAGEDVDAVPTNPHPATVVNLSLGFLSSTCPAALQDGIDRALSRGASVVVAAGNHDRDARMESPANCRGVITVAASTAQGARAGYSNWGRVTLAAPGGDPSRQILSTADTGSARPGGGTYSYKYGTSMASPTVAGVVALVRETDPSLSPAQVKEVLAATARPLPGSCPGGCGAGLVHPRAAVARATLQEGYRTQGAIGALHARIGASTGAPRSHERCGLAQDGCYQEFERGAVYWSADSGARWVHGGVRGAWNRAGGVNGLLGYPRTGERDNGAGGVHQHFQRGTVVWSAGTGAAPVHGAVGARWAALGAETGLLGHPLGGEHRGPAGGAHQSFERGRILWSPATGAQPVRGAIGRAHADLRGEHGRLGYPVTPEQRSGDTVVQRFQGGSIGYRHGAITVSAR